DNA sequence from the Roseovarius sp. M141 genome:
TTCCCTCGCAGGCGCGGCTGGCGCATGATTGCGAGATCAGCCGGGCAACGCTGAACCGTCATCTCGACGGGCTGGAGGCACGCGGACTCATTCGCCGGATCAGGGTGATAGACCCCAAGACCGGGCAGCAGCGCCCCACCCGCTATCTGCTGGGCTGCGAGCCAGGGTTTACGCCGCGCGGACCGCGCCAAACCGAGGGCGATTCAACCAATCCCTTCGAGGCAGGAGAGGCTGAAACCCCATGTCCGGATTTGAGACACGGGTCACTTGCCGAAAAATCGCATATCGACAAGGGCTTGTCGCTCGAGACAGACCCGAACCCGTGTCTCGTTTCAGAACACGTGCCCGTGTCTCAGTTTGGCGCAAACCCGTGTCTCAAAAATGACGATTCCCGTGTCTCAAATTGCGACACTAACCTTGTAAGAGAACCACTAAGGAAACCAGTAAAGGAGGAGGAGGACGCGCAGGCGCGAGATTCCGATTTTGATCGGTTCTTTGCAGAACTGCTCGGCGCGCTGGGCTTTGCCACCGATGCGACCCTCCCGACCTGGTGGCAGGGCTGGCCAGCGCGACAGCACGTTCGCCGCTGGATCGATGACCTCGGGCTCTCCGAAGATCGGATCATCGAGGTCGCGACCGAGTCCCGCTGCGATCACCCCAATCCGCCTGATGGCCCCAAGGCGCTGGATCGGTTCATGGAACGCGCCGCCCAGCGTGATGCGCAGGCTGCTGCGGCAAATGCCAGCGGCTGGAAAACCAAGCGGCAGCGCAAGCGCGACGTAGGCCCTCCACCCAGCCCGGACGAGCTGGCGGCGTTCTATGCGGCCAAGGTCAACTCGGAAGAATACCTCCCCAATGGCATGATCAGCAGCGCCATGTGCGCGGCGATGCTGGAACGCGGGCTGGTCACGGCAGAGCGGCTTCGGCAACGGGGGGTGCGGTGAATGGCATGGTGTCACGTCCCCGGCACGGGTTGTCCCTCTGCGCAGGCGGCGGAGGCCTGGATCTGGGCCTCATGCTCGCCGAGCCCGGATATCACACCCGCGCCTTTGTCGAATGGGGAGGAGTGGCCGCGCGCCGTGCTTCATCGCCGCCCAGCGCGCTGGGTATTTTGCCCCGGCGCCAATCTGGGATGATCTGCGCAGCTTCGATGCCCGGCCGCTCCGCGGTGCTTTTGACACCGTGCTCGCCGGGTATCCCTGCCAGCCCTTCAGCGCCGCCGGAAAGCGCGGCGGGGCCGATGATCCCCGCCACCTCTGGCCCGAGGTCGCCCGTGTTATCAGGGAATGCCGTCCCGCATGGGTCTTTCTCGAAAACGTCCCCGGCCATGTCAGCCTCGGCCTTGAAACCGTGCTGCGAGAGCTTTGGGAGATGGGCTACACGCCTGCGGCGGGCCTGTTCAGCGCGGCAGAAGTCGGCGCGCCGCACCAGCGGCTCCGCATCTTCATCCTGGCCCACACCGATGAGCCTGCATCCCGGCACTGCCCGCTACAATCCGGCGGGGAACAGCGATTTCACCCGCAAGGCGGAAGCGCTGGCGCTGGGCATCACCAACTGGTCGACGCCGAAGGCGACGGACGGAGCGAAGGGTGGCCCGGCCAGAGCTATGGCTCGGGCGGGATGCCTCCCCTGCCAGCGCAGGCGGCACAATGGCAGACGCCGGTGGC
Encoded proteins:
- a CDS encoding DNA cytosine methyltransferase, yielding MGRSGRAPCFIAAQRAGYFAPAPIWDDLRSFDARPLRGAFDTVLAGYPCQPFSAAGKRGGADDPRHLWPEVARVIRECRPAWVFLENVPGHVSLGLETVLRELWEMGYTPAAGLFSAAEVGAPHQRLRIFILAHTDEPASRHCPLQSGGEQRFHPQGGSAGAGHHQLVDAEGDGRSEGWPGQSYGSGGMPPLPAQAAQWQTPVADDQVDRLRGKINSRGEPKLSAQALQWPTPAAQNWKGSSPASITRSGWQVPDGYPALSRGTGLHPPGPGDPAAWAVLAARPDLAPALGFNDCLAWAGRIAADPESPGAAAAQSALRRMADGLAHRARALRLLGNGVHPLAAAHAWRSLAAAHGLGP
- a CDS encoding helix-turn-helix domain-containing protein; the protein is MSHEATNWAIKQRGLKPTAKIVLWHLCDRFNPDYGCFPSQARLAHDCEISRATLNRHLDGLEARGLIRRIRVIDPKTGQQRPTRYLLGCEPGFTPRGPRQTEGDSTNPFEAGEAETPCPDLRHGSLAEKSHIDKGLSLETDPNPCLVSEHVPVSQFGANPCLKNDDSRVSNCDTNLVREPLRKPVKEEEDAQARDSDFDRFFAELLGALGFATDATLPTWWQGWPARQHVRRWIDDLGLSEDRIIEVATESRCDHPNPPDGPKALDRFMERAAQRDAQAAAANASGWKTKRQRKRDVGPPPSPDELAAFYAAKVNSEEYLPNGMISSAMCAAMLERGLVTAERLRQRGVR